A window of Phytoactinopolyspora mesophila contains these coding sequences:
- a CDS encoding ABC transporter permease subunit, with product MAARLQPVVVVILVVVLIGVPLWLVVATAGKSQGEALTPDFSLPTEWHLLDNIGEVWDRGRVPAAFAGSMLVMVPAVFGVLVLGSMAAWILARRSSRFFSVLYAGAISGIVLPPAVVTIVLLLRQLGLAGTAVGMIGVYMGIYMSTVVFFVTGFIRTIPTQLEEAARVDGAGPVKVFGRIILPLLRPVLATATILICLYVWNDVFYAFFVIGGRIDTLPLNLFQVASAGLYLNNWHLIFTYVVVMSLPLVVVFVVAQRRIISGITSGAVK from the coding sequence ATCGCGGCGCGGCTGCAGCCGGTCGTCGTCGTCATCCTCGTGGTGGTGCTCATCGGTGTGCCGTTGTGGCTCGTCGTCGCGACCGCCGGGAAATCCCAAGGCGAGGCGCTCACGCCGGACTTCTCCCTGCCGACCGAGTGGCACCTGCTCGACAACATCGGCGAGGTGTGGGACCGCGGTCGGGTGCCCGCGGCATTCGCCGGGAGCATGCTCGTGATGGTGCCGGCCGTATTCGGAGTGCTGGTGCTCGGGTCCATGGCCGCGTGGATCCTGGCTCGCCGCAGTAGCCGGTTCTTCTCGGTCCTCTACGCCGGGGCGATCAGCGGAATCGTGTTGCCGCCCGCCGTGGTGACGATCGTGTTGCTGTTGCGTCAGCTCGGTCTCGCCGGTACCGCCGTCGGGATGATCGGCGTCTACATGGGCATCTACATGTCCACGGTTGTCTTCTTCGTGACCGGTTTCATCCGCACCATTCCGACGCAGCTGGAGGAAGCGGCCAGGGTGGACGGTGCGGGCCCGGTCAAGGTATTCGGCCGGATCATCCTGCCGCTACTGCGCCCGGTCCTGGCCACCGCAACGATCCTCATCTGCCTGTACGTATGGAACGACGTCTTCTACGCGTTCTTCGTCATCGGCGGGCGCATCGACACGCTGCCACTGAACCTGTTCCAGGTGGCCAGCGCCGGCCTATACCTCAACAACTGGCATCTCATTTTCACCTACGTCGTCGTCATGAGCCTGCCGCTGGTCGTGGTGTTCGTCGTGGCGCAGCGGCGCATCATCTCGGGCATCACCAGCGGCGCCGTCAAGTGA
- a CDS encoding carbohydrate ABC transporter permease produces the protein MAVAGDADIAVRGDDRRSGRSPARRGRPGGQGGQSRRERANHPGLFLVPAFAVLGIFFFLPTLFNFVYAFTDWSGFKSEIDFVGFKNFRDLTVTGTLFGSLRITLVYALLVAIFQNVFGLALAVLLERDTRLNRFARVCFFIPVVMSALAVGYIFQALLKPDGALNGAVGAVLGTDVTIAWLGDTTWTIVVVALIHAWKWMGLSMLIYLAGLKTMPEDILEAARIDGASAWKAFWAVRFPLLAPAVTFSVATALLGSMNGFDIVQATTEGGPARTTEILNIFIYRTFGQGLFAQATTMSLILFLTVVLLAFPLIRTLRKREEVL, from the coding sequence ATGGCTGTCGCAGGTGACGCGGACATCGCGGTGCGCGGGGATGATCGGCGGTCCGGGCGGTCTCCGGCCCGGCGTGGCCGGCCAGGTGGTCAGGGCGGTCAGAGTAGGCGTGAGCGTGCCAATCACCCGGGGCTGTTTCTCGTTCCCGCATTTGCGGTGCTCGGAATCTTCTTCTTCCTTCCCACGCTGTTCAACTTCGTCTACGCCTTCACCGATTGGTCGGGGTTCAAGAGCGAGATCGACTTCGTGGGGTTCAAGAACTTCCGGGACCTCACCGTCACCGGCACCCTGTTCGGCTCGCTGCGGATCACCCTGGTCTACGCGTTGCTGGTCGCGATCTTCCAGAACGTGTTCGGCCTTGCGCTGGCGGTCCTCCTCGAGCGCGACACCCGGTTGAACAGGTTCGCGCGGGTCTGCTTCTTCATCCCGGTGGTGATGTCCGCGTTGGCGGTCGGCTACATCTTCCAGGCACTGCTCAAGCCCGACGGCGCGCTCAACGGTGCGGTGGGCGCCGTACTGGGCACCGACGTCACCATTGCCTGGTTGGGCGACACCACCTGGACGATCGTCGTCGTCGCGTTGATCCACGCGTGGAAATGGATGGGCCTGTCCATGCTGATCTACCTGGCCGGGCTCAAGACCATGCCGGAGGACATTCTCGAAGCTGCCCGGATCGACGGCGCGTCTGCGTGGAAGGCGTTCTGGGCAGTGCGGTTCCCCTTGCTGGCGCCGGCCGTGACATTCAGCGTGGCCACCGCTCTGCTCGGCTCGATGAACGGCTTCGACATCGTCCAGGCCACCACCGAGGGCGGCCCGGCCCGCACCACCGAGATCCTCAACATCTTCATCTACCGGACATTCGGCCAGGGTTTGTTCGCCCAGGCCACGACGATGAGCCTAATCCTGTTCCTGACGGTCGTGTTGCTGGCCTTCCCGTTGATCCGGACTCTGCGCAAACGGGAGGAGGTGCTGTGA